From Acidimicrobiia bacterium, the proteins below share one genomic window:
- a CDS encoding xanthine dehydrogenase family protein molybdopterin-binding subunit: MSSTTAGRFVGQKVKRVEDPRLLTGRGRYVDDVNVAGMLHAAFVRSDLPRARIVRIDTEEARALPGVLAVLTGADLNPSTGSMQPTMWAAASNPPGPCAPVTPLAGDDVRFVGDPVAIVVAENRYVAEDACELVAVEYEMLEPIVDYETAADATDLVHSELGSNVATDVGGPPSPDLEATFASAAHVITETLHQHRHTNVPMETRGVVASYKPSTGELDVELSTQNPHEVRQVCARFLGVPEQLIRVRGVDVGGGFGQKYFVQRDELSVIAAAHKIGRNVKWIEDRRENLIASNHARADRITVRMALDDEGHILGAHLDHLEDCGALPVGGTGGTGVFAAMLFTGPYKVPELGFRSRQIWTNTCGRGAYRGPWMLESVAREEMMDLVARELGIDPLELRRRNVLHQEDLPYTMPSGMPIDHVTLSETLEQAVEIIGYDAFRAEQRRAFDEDGRLLGIGIGLYAEPTSMGSGNLGVETATVRVQPSGKVTVMLGTGSHGQGVETTMTQVVAEYLGVEIADVVVIQGDTATSPFGAGTGGSRTAVIAGGAAREASLEVREKVLQIAAHLLEAAPEDLEMEDSRVAVRGTPAKGVTLAEVARVALNSPAELPPDVKPSLEATVSYQAPPVTWSNACHLCTVEVDADTGLVEVLRYVVSEDCGVMINPMIVEGQVAGGVVQGIGGVLYEHLVYDDDGNPLTTTFMDYLVPTAAEVPEIEYGHIETRSPTPGGHKGMGEGGAIGSPPAVFNAVADALALRGIKATRQPLTPNRVVDLLTGRADG; this comes from the coding sequence ATGAGCTCGACCACCGCGGGGCGTTTCGTGGGGCAGAAGGTAAAGCGGGTGGAAGACCCGCGTCTGCTCACCGGTCGCGGCCGGTATGTGGACGACGTCAACGTGGCCGGCATGCTGCACGCCGCCTTCGTCCGCAGCGACCTCCCGCGGGCGCGGATCGTGCGGATCGATACGGAGGAAGCCCGAGCCCTTCCCGGTGTGCTCGCTGTGCTCACCGGCGCCGACCTCAACCCGAGTACCGGTTCGATGCAGCCCACGATGTGGGCGGCCGCCAGCAACCCACCGGGGCCGTGCGCTCCGGTCACGCCGTTGGCGGGCGACGACGTGCGCTTCGTCGGCGACCCGGTCGCGATCGTCGTCGCCGAGAACCGCTACGTGGCCGAGGACGCCTGCGAGCTCGTCGCGGTCGAGTACGAGATGCTCGAGCCGATCGTCGACTACGAAACCGCGGCCGATGCGACCGATCTGGTTCACTCCGAGCTCGGTTCCAACGTCGCGACGGACGTCGGCGGTCCGCCGTCTCCAGATCTCGAAGCGACGTTCGCGTCCGCCGCGCACGTCATCACCGAGACGCTCCACCAGCACCGGCACACGAACGTGCCCATGGAGACGCGCGGCGTGGTTGCGAGCTACAAGCCTTCGACTGGAGAGCTCGACGTCGAGCTCTCCACGCAGAACCCTCATGAGGTGCGCCAGGTGTGCGCACGCTTCCTCGGTGTTCCCGAGCAGCTCATCCGGGTGCGGGGAGTCGATGTGGGTGGCGGTTTCGGCCAGAAGTACTTCGTGCAACGCGACGAGCTCTCGGTGATCGCCGCGGCGCACAAGATCGGCCGGAATGTGAAGTGGATCGAGGACCGGCGCGAGAACCTCATCGCGTCGAACCACGCACGCGCCGATCGCATCACGGTGCGGATGGCGCTCGACGACGAGGGTCACATCCTCGGCGCACACCTGGATCACCTCGAGGACTGTGGCGCGCTCCCTGTGGGAGGCACCGGTGGCACCGGCGTCTTCGCCGCGATGTTGTTCACCGGGCCGTACAAGGTGCCTGAGCTCGGATTCCGGTCACGCCAGATCTGGACGAACACCTGTGGGCGGGGTGCGTACCGCGGCCCGTGGATGCTCGAGTCGGTCGCGCGCGAGGAGATGATGGACCTCGTTGCTCGCGAGCTCGGTATCGATCCGCTCGAGCTGCGTCGGCGCAACGTGCTGCACCAGGAAGATCTCCCATACACGATGCCGAGCGGAATGCCGATCGACCACGTGACGCTGTCCGAGACGCTCGAGCAAGCAGTCGAGATCATCGGGTACGACGCGTTCCGCGCCGAGCAACGCCGCGCCTTCGACGAGGACGGCCGCCTCCTCGGCATCGGCATCGGCTTGTATGCCGAGCCCACGAGCATGGGCAGCGGCAACCTCGGCGTGGAGACCGCGACCGTGCGTGTGCAGCCGAGCGGCAAGGTGACGGTGATGCTCGGGACGGGCTCGCACGGCCAGGGTGTGGAGACGACGATGACCCAAGTCGTCGCCGAGTACCTCGGCGTCGAGATCGCCGACGTGGTCGTCATCCAGGGTGATACCGCCACGTCACCATTCGGTGCCGGCACCGGTGGCAGCCGGACCGCGGTCATCGCGGGCGGCGCGGCGCGCGAAGCGTCGCTCGAAGTGCGCGAGAAGGTGCTCCAGATCGCCGCGCACCTGCTCGAAGCTGCACCAGAAGACCTCGAGATGGAAGACAGTCGGGTCGCGGTGCGCGGCACCCCTGCGAAAGGGGTGACGCTCGCCGAGGTCGCGCGCGTTGCGCTCAACTCGCCGGCCGAGCTCCCGCCGGATGTCAAGCCGAGCCTCGAAGCGACGGTGTCGTACCAGGCGCCGCCGGTCACGTGGTCGAACGCGTGTCACCTGTGCACCGTCGAGGTTGACGCGGACACCGGCCTCGTCGAGGTGCTCCGCTACGTGGTGAGCGAGGACTGTGGCGTGATGATCAACCCGATGATCGTCGAGGGTCAGGTCGCCGGCGGCGTGGTGCAGGGCATCGGCGGCGTCCTCTACGAGCACCTCGTGTACGACGACGACGGCAACCCGCTGACCACGACGTTCATGGACTACCTCGTGCCGACCGCCGCTGAGGTTCCTGAGATCGAGTACGGCCACATCGAGACGCGTTCACCCACGCCCGGCGGGCACAAGGGGATGGGCGAGGGCGGCGCCATCGGTTCGCCGCCCGCCGTGTTCAACGCAGTCGCCGATGCGCTCGCGCTGCGCGGCATCAAGGCCACGCGCCAGCCCCTCACCCCCAACCGCGTCGTCGACCTGTTGACCGGCCGCGCCGACGGCTGA
- a CDS encoding threonine ammonia-lyase: MKTKLPVTVDDVRAAAARIEGGIVRTPCSPSRTLSAITGADVVVKFENVQFTASYKERGALNRLLLLDDAERARGVIASSAGNHAQAIAYHATRLGMPATIVMPETTAFVKVERTTALGATVVQHGANVSESGVHARGIAERDGLVFVHPFDDPIVIAGQGTLALEMLADHPDLEAIIAPVGGGGMLSGISLVARDIAPDVELIGVQAETCPSMVLALAGEAKPATCETVADGIQVPEAGKITREIVSALADDVITVSEASIEEAISLYLEIEKTVAEGAGATSLAALLEHGDRFRGRKVGIVLSGGNLDPRVLATVITRSLARTGRLSHLSVDLSDTPGALARLATVIGDHGANIVEIEHRRDLPSLQLRRARLEVTIETRNRAHVDEIIDALEVEGWPVHLEAIAGVPPLLC, from the coding sequence ATGAAGACCAAGCTCCCGGTGACCGTGGACGATGTGCGAGCGGCCGCGGCGCGCATCGAGGGCGGCATCGTGCGAACACCATGCTCTCCGTCGCGGACCCTCTCTGCGATCACCGGTGCCGACGTGGTCGTGAAGTTCGAGAACGTGCAGTTCACCGCCTCGTACAAGGAGCGAGGCGCCTTGAACCGGCTCCTGCTGCTCGACGACGCTGAGCGCGCTCGTGGGGTGATCGCATCGTCCGCGGGCAACCACGCGCAGGCGATCGCCTACCACGCCACTCGACTCGGCATGCCCGCAACGATCGTGATGCCCGAGACAACCGCGTTCGTGAAGGTCGAGCGCACGACCGCGCTCGGCGCCACGGTCGTCCAGCACGGTGCCAATGTCAGCGAGTCGGGTGTCCATGCGCGCGGAATTGCTGAGCGCGACGGGCTGGTGTTCGTACATCCGTTCGACGACCCGATCGTGATCGCCGGCCAGGGAACGCTCGCACTCGAGATGCTCGCCGACCACCCCGACCTCGAAGCGATCATCGCGCCCGTCGGTGGCGGCGGGATGCTCTCGGGGATCTCGCTCGTGGCGCGCGACATCGCCCCTGACGTGGAGCTCATCGGTGTGCAAGCAGAGACGTGCCCGTCGATGGTTTTGGCCCTGGCGGGCGAGGCGAAGCCTGCGACCTGCGAGACCGTGGCCGATGGCATCCAAGTACCGGAGGCAGGGAAGATCACCCGCGAGATCGTGAGCGCGCTGGCTGACGACGTGATCACCGTGAGCGAGGCAAGCATCGAGGAGGCGATCAGTCTCTATCTCGAGATCGAGAAGACGGTCGCCGAAGGTGCCGGCGCAACCTCTCTCGCGGCGCTGCTCGAGCACGGCGACCGCTTTCGTGGTCGCAAGGTCGGCATCGTGCTGAGCGGGGGCAACCTCGACCCACGCGTGCTCGCGACCGTGATCACGCGCTCCCTCGCGCGCACCGGGCGACTGAGCCACCTCTCGGTCGACCTGAGCGACACACCTGGCGCGCTCGCCAGATTGGCCACCGTCATCGGCGACCACGGAGCGAACATCGTGGAGATCGAGCACCGCCGCGATCTGCCATCGCTCCAACTGCGCCGCGCACGCCTCGAGGTCACGATCGAAACTCGAAACCGTGCGCACGTCGACGAGATCATCGACGCGCTCGAAGTTGAAGGATGGCCGGTGCATCTGGAGGCGATCGCGGGCGTGCCACCCCTTCTCTGTTAG
- a CDS encoding enoyl-CoA hydratase: protein MSDVVLVDVEERVATITMNRPDRRNAVNGAMGLGLARAVGDLEARADVDVMILTGADPAFCAGADLKEIGSESASMFSATKEDPDDPYRRDEYGMYPFRGPFPPRTKLLIGAINGPAITGGFEIALNCDFLVASEHARFADTHARVGIMPGWGLTVLLVESIGVRRARELSTTGNFLDAHTALTWGLVNHVVPHDQLLPFTRELAKAVAGNDQVGTRRMLRTYDEIAASVYEDAWEVEKQVNRAWLADGINAEEVAKRRDAIVERGRTQL, encoded by the coding sequence GTGAGCGACGTCGTCCTCGTCGACGTGGAGGAACGCGTCGCGACGATCACGATGAACCGGCCCGATCGCCGTAACGCGGTCAACGGGGCGATGGGGTTGGGATTGGCGCGCGCGGTCGGCGATCTCGAGGCGCGCGCCGACGTCGACGTGATGATCCTCACCGGCGCTGATCCTGCCTTCTGTGCCGGTGCCGACCTCAAGGAGATCGGGTCCGAGTCCGCGTCGATGTTCAGCGCGACGAAGGAGGACCCGGACGACCCATACCGGCGGGATGAGTATGGGATGTATCCGTTCCGGGGACCGTTCCCGCCCCGCACGAAGCTGCTCATCGGCGCGATCAATGGCCCCGCGATCACCGGCGGCTTCGAGATCGCGCTCAACTGCGACTTTCTCGTGGCGTCGGAGCACGCCCGTTTTGCCGACACGCACGCGCGCGTCGGGATCATGCCGGGATGGGGTCTGACCGTGCTGCTGGTCGAGTCGATCGGGGTGCGCCGCGCCCGCGAGCTCAGCACGACCGGCAACTTCCTCGACGCGCACACGGCGCTCACTTGGGGTCTCGTGAACCACGTGGTGCCGCACGACCAGCTGCTGCCGTTCACTCGCGAGCTCGCGAAGGCCGTGGCCGGCAACGACCAGGTGGGTACGCGGCGGATGCTCCGCACGTACGACGAGATCGCCGCCAGCGTGTACGAGGACGCCTGGGAGGTCGAGAAGCAGGTGAACCGCGCTTGGCTCGCCGACGGCATCAACGCCGAGGAAGTGGCGAAGCGCCGCGACGCCATCGTGGAGCGCGGGCGAACCCAGCTCTAA
- a CDS encoding amidohydrolase family protein — translation MTPQVIDADGHVFEPDSLWEEHLDPAFMDRRPRIARDERGTTRYEFEGRLIPPGTGRGAWVPEGIVEASLKRDGGVDPKARLVDMDEEGIDVAILYATAALGLYSITDIDLSIACCRAFNDWLAAYCSVAPERLKGTPVLPLRSIPDSVDEARRAITELGFVSITVPCAVFERNPDDPENDPLYALAEELGAPIGFHAGGPRFCYSKFVDTYATLHALEFAFDVMFAASTVVCGGVLDRFPKLRALFLEAGAAWGPYMFERLDEHWEKRPQEMPNIAKAPSEYFADGRIAISCEGEKHLPHALSGLGVHSVVYASDYPHWDAEFPDTVRHIADRDDLDADQKAAVLGVNAARIYGWNG, via the coding sequence GTGACGCCGCAAGTCATCGACGCCGACGGGCACGTCTTCGAGCCGGACTCCCTGTGGGAGGAGCATCTCGACCCGGCCTTCATGGACCGCCGGCCCCGCATCGCCCGTGACGAGCGCGGCACGACCCGTTACGAGTTCGAGGGGCGGCTGATCCCACCGGGCACCGGACGTGGTGCGTGGGTGCCGGAGGGCATCGTCGAGGCGTCGCTCAAGCGCGACGGCGGCGTGGATCCCAAGGCGCGGCTGGTCGACATGGACGAGGAAGGCATCGACGTCGCGATCCTCTACGCGACCGCGGCACTCGGCCTGTACTCGATCACCGACATTGATCTCTCGATCGCGTGTTGCCGCGCATTCAACGACTGGCTCGCCGCGTACTGCTCGGTCGCACCCGAGCGCCTCAAGGGCACGCCGGTGCTCCCGCTGCGCTCGATTCCCGATTCGGTGGACGAGGCGCGACGCGCCATCACGGAGCTCGGTTTCGTCTCGATCACCGTGCCGTGCGCGGTGTTCGAACGGAATCCCGACGACCCCGAGAACGACCCGCTCTACGCGCTGGCCGAGGAGCTCGGCGCACCGATCGGGTTCCATGCCGGCGGGCCGCGCTTCTGCTACTCGAAGTTCGTCGACACGTACGCCACGCTGCATGCACTCGAGTTCGCGTTCGACGTGATGTTCGCCGCGTCGACCGTGGTGTGCGGTGGTGTGCTCGACCGGTTCCCGAAGCTGCGCGCGCTCTTCCTCGAAGCCGGTGCGGCCTGGGGGCCGTACATGTTCGAGCGCCTCGACGAGCATTGGGAGAAGCGTCCACAGGAGATGCCGAACATCGCGAAGGCCCCGAGCGAGTACTTCGCCGACGGACGCATCGCGATCTCTTGCGAAGGTGAGAAACATCTCCCGCATGCGCTCTCCGGGTTGGGGGTGCACTCGGTCGTCTATGCGAGCGACTACCCCCATTGGGACGCCGAGTTCCCGGACACGGTGCGCCACATCGCTGACCGTGACGATCTCGATGCCGATCAGAAGGCGGCGGTCCTCGGAGTGAACGCAGCGCGGATCTACGGGTGGAACGGGTGA
- a CDS encoding NAD(P)-dependent oxidoreductase: MTGSKILVTGPTGQVALPITLALAQTNDVWGVARFSDAAAREQLDVAGVTCVTADLSTTDFSDLPDDFDYVLNLAVARGGNDDWDRDIAANAEAVGLLMSHCRAAKAVMHCSTTGVYEHQGPDHPLKETDPLGDNHRVMMPTYSLAKIAAEAVVRTAAREHGIRTTIARLNVPYGDNGGWPWYHLLFMKSGAPIQIHTEKPNRYNPIHEDDLIRQVPALLKAASIPATIVNWAGDPATIEEWCAYLGELTGLEPKFEETDKTIGSVTCDLTRMHELIGKAEVPWRDGIRRMVEARAPELLKS, from the coding sequence CTGACGGGCAGCAAGATCCTGGTGACCGGACCCACAGGGCAGGTCGCGCTTCCGATCACGCTCGCACTGGCGCAGACGAACGATGTGTGGGGCGTGGCGCGGTTCTCTGACGCTGCGGCGCGCGAACAGCTCGACGTTGCCGGGGTCACGTGTGTCACGGCCGACCTGTCGACGACGGACTTCTCGGACTTGCCCGACGACTTCGATTACGTGCTCAACCTCGCAGTCGCCAGGGGCGGCAACGACGATTGGGACCGCGACATCGCGGCGAACGCCGAGGCTGTCGGCTTGCTCATGTCGCACTGCCGCGCGGCAAAGGCCGTCATGCATTGCTCGACGACGGGTGTGTACGAGCACCAGGGGCCGGATCACCCGTTGAAGGAGACTGATCCGCTCGGTGACAACCACCGCGTGATGATGCCGACGTACAGCCTGGCCAAGATCGCGGCAGAAGCCGTGGTCCGCACGGCCGCGCGCGAGCACGGAATCCGGACCACGATCGCTCGGCTGAACGTGCCGTACGGCGACAATGGCGGGTGGCCCTGGTACCACTTGCTCTTCATGAAGTCGGGCGCGCCGATCCAAATCCACACCGAGAAGCCCAACCGCTACAACCCGATCCACGAGGACGACCTCATTCGTCAGGTCCCGGCATTGCTGAAAGCGGCCAGCATTCCCGCGACAATCGTGAATTGGGCCGGCGACCCGGCGACGATCGAGGAGTGGTGCGCCTACCTCGGTGAGCTCACGGGACTCGAGCCGAAGTTCGAGGAGACCGACAAGACGATCGGCAGTGTCACCTGTGACCTCACGCGCATGCACGAGCTGATCGGCAAAGCCGAGGTGCCATGGCGCGACGGCATACGTCGCATGGTCGAGGCCCGCGCACCGGAGCTCCTGAAGTCGTGA
- a CDS encoding OB-fold domain-containing protein — MSTAYDADQVAKLPDERIISLTPDVWTQPFWDAAAHHRLVVPRCTACGTFRLPPSAFCWKCRAQEIEWVEHDGRGAVYSFTIVWHPLLPDVADSVPYVPAVVELPNTNACRLVGAMVDTRLSDMRIGLNVELVWRDVEGGVAVPTWRPAEGE; from the coding sequence GTGAGCACGGCATACGACGCCGACCAGGTGGCGAAGCTGCCGGACGAGCGCATCATCAGCCTTACGCCGGATGTCTGGACGCAGCCATTTTGGGATGCGGCCGCTCACCATCGACTCGTGGTGCCGCGTTGCACTGCGTGTGGCACCTTCCGACTGCCGCCGAGCGCGTTCTGCTGGAAATGCCGAGCGCAAGAGATTGAGTGGGTCGAGCACGACGGTCGTGGCGCGGTCTACAGCTTCACGATCGTCTGGCACCCATTGCTGCCCGATGTTGCCGACTCGGTGCCGTATGTACCCGCGGTGGTGGAACTTCCCAACACCAACGCGTGTCGCCTGGTGGGCGCGATGGTCGACACCCGGCTGTCGGACATGCGCATCGGGCTGAACGTTGAGCTCGTGTGGCGCGACGTGGAGGGTGGCGTCGCAGTACCCACGTGGCGTCCCGCTGAGGGGGAGTAG
- a CDS encoding thiolase has translation MTLQDKAAVVGVGSTPYYKRGRSLPQTPFELAGKAVLAAVEDAGLTIDDVDGLALYSMGLGGDTSLFAQVLGIPEVRFTATLTGGGGGAAGSVGLAAAAISSGMAECVVSLMTLQQAASRFGASYAPRGKPGAQYSAPPSPEGNFIQPAGLMGPGQMFAVLTQRHFHLYGTKREHLAEVAISTRENAIKRETSIMQNPLTLDDYFNARLIAEPLCLYDFCLECDGAVAVVTTTAERAKDLRHPPAYVRASAHGGNGRWGQAIVWMGMPDEEYASSGHRPVAKRMYEMAGLGPSDVDVALLYDHFSPMVLMQLEDYGFCGIGESGPFVESGAIRWPNGSLPVNTHGGNLSEAYIIGMTHVREAVEQIRGTAVNQVEGCEVALATGGPASIPVSGLLLTKETG, from the coding sequence ATGACCCTCCAAGACAAGGCCGCCGTCGTTGGCGTGGGTTCCACGCCGTATTACAAGCGCGGGCGCTCGCTTCCGCAGACCCCGTTCGAGCTCGCGGGCAAGGCAGTGCTCGCGGCAGTCGAGGATGCCGGGCTCACCATCGACGACGTCGATGGGCTCGCGCTGTACTCGATGGGCCTCGGCGGCGACACCTCGTTGTTCGCGCAGGTGCTCGGCATCCCCGAGGTGCGCTTCACCGCCACGCTGACCGGCGGCGGTGGTGGTGCAGCGGGTTCAGTAGGGCTCGCCGCCGCAGCGATCAGCTCGGGCATGGCCGAGTGCGTGGTGAGCCTCATGACGCTCCAGCAGGCGGCGAGCCGGTTCGGCGCGTCGTACGCGCCGCGTGGCAAGCCCGGCGCGCAGTACTCGGCGCCGCCATCACCGGAAGGCAACTTCATCCAGCCGGCGGGCCTGATGGGCCCGGGCCAGATGTTCGCGGTGCTCACGCAGCGTCACTTCCATTTGTATGGCACCAAGCGCGAGCACCTGGCCGAGGTCGCGATCTCGACTCGTGAGAACGCCATCAAGCGTGAGACGTCCATCATGCAGAACCCGCTGACGCTCGACGACTACTTCAATGCCCGGCTCATCGCCGAGCCGCTGTGTCTCTACGACTTCTGCCTCGAGTGCGACGGCGCGGTCGCCGTCGTCACCACGACCGCCGAACGGGCCAAGGATCTTCGCCACCCCCCGGCCTATGTGCGCGCGTCGGCCCACGGCGGCAACGGGCGATGGGGCCAGGCGATCGTGTGGATGGGGATGCCCGACGAGGAGTACGCGTCGTCGGGCCACCGTCCCGTGGCGAAGCGGATGTACGAGATGGCCGGCCTCGGTCCGTCCGACGTCGATGTGGCGCTGCTCTACGACCACTTCTCGCCGATGGTGCTGATGCAGCTCGAGGATTACGGCTTCTGCGGGATCGGGGAGTCGGGTCCGTTCGTGGAGTCGGGCGCGATCCGCTGGCCGAACGGCTCGCTGCCGGTCAACACGCACGGCGGCAACCTGTCCGAGGCGTACATCATCGGCATGACGCATGTGCGAGAGGCCGTCGAACAGATCAGGGGCACCGCGGTGAACCAGGTCGAGGGCTGCGAGGTGGCGCTCGCGACCGGCGGCCCGGCCTCGATCCCTGTGAGCGGGCTGCTGTTGACGAAGGAAACCGGGTGA
- the bioA gene encoding adenosylmethionine--8-amino-7-oxononanoate transaminase, with amino-acid sequence MDEAPVWAKRDAAVVWHGFTQMSSYTESTPIVVDRADGHELIDVDGKRYLDAVSSLWVNTIGHRVPGLDDALREQIEHGAHSTMLGNGNRVVIELGEALAPLVPVDDPHFLFAGDGASAVEQALKIAFQYWANRGVDGRTTFLAFGGAYHGDTIGALSVGDGGFGTDLFDPLRFPVIRAPQFADPDCFVTAARMVAEHAHELAAVIVEPLVQAAAGMQIAPSGAFAVLGDACRDHDVLLICDEVATGFGRTGTLFASEQCGVRPDLMALGKGLTAGYLPQSATVASGRVFDAFLGPDLSEKTLYHGHSYGGNALACAVALRHLELIDALDVLANVRARSADLHRLLDARISSRPEVRDVRLHGLMCGVELAPPALDLKWDRRLGRPAPQEMEPAESTGMMGRRVCAAAVRNGVLLRPVGDVVVIMPPLTITTSELERIVETLEASLDEVCA; translated from the coding sequence GTGGACGAGGCACCCGTTTGGGCCAAGCGCGACGCGGCCGTCGTGTGGCACGGGTTCACGCAGATGTCTTCCTACACGGAGAGCACCCCGATCGTCGTCGACCGGGCCGACGGGCACGAGCTCATCGATGTCGATGGCAAGCGCTACCTCGACGCGGTCTCGTCGTTGTGGGTGAACACGATCGGGCACCGCGTGCCCGGGCTCGACGACGCGTTGCGCGAGCAGATCGAGCACGGCGCGCACTCCACGATGCTCGGCAACGGAAACCGCGTGGTCATCGAGCTGGGCGAGGCGCTCGCCCCGCTCGTACCCGTCGACGATCCACACTTCTTGTTCGCCGGTGACGGCGCGTCGGCGGTGGAGCAGGCGCTCAAGATCGCCTTCCAGTACTGGGCCAACCGTGGCGTCGACGGGCGTACGACGTTCCTCGCTTTCGGTGGGGCGTACCACGGTGACACGATCGGCGCGCTCTCGGTCGGGGACGGCGGCTTCGGTACCGACCTGTTCGACCCGTTGCGCTTCCCGGTGATCCGGGCTCCGCAGTTCGCCGACCCCGACTGCTTCGTCACCGCGGCGCGGATGGTCGCCGAGCACGCGCACGAGCTGGCCGCAGTGATCGTCGAGCCGCTGGTCCAGGCGGCGGCCGGGATGCAGATCGCACCGTCCGGCGCGTTCGCCGTGCTCGGTGATGCGTGCCGGGACCATGACGTGCTCCTCATCTGTGACGAGGTGGCGACCGGCTTCGGGCGCACGGGCACGTTGTTCGCGTCGGAGCAATGCGGCGTGCGCCCCGACCTCATGGCGCTCGGCAAGGGACTGACGGCCGGCTACCTCCCGCAGTCAGCGACAGTCGCAAGCGGTCGCGTGTTCGACGCGTTCCTCGGGCCCGACCTGTCGGAGAAGACGCTGTATCACGGCCACTCGTACGGCGGGAACGCACTCGCCTGCGCGGTCGCGCTGCGGCACCTCGAGCTGATCGACGCGCTCGACGTGCTCGCCAATGTGCGCGCTCGCTCTGCGGATCTGCACCGGCTTCTCGACGCCCGGATCTCATCGCGACCCGAGGTGCGCGACGTGCGGCTCCACGGTCTGATGTGCGGCGTGGAGCTCGCGCCACCCGCCCTCGACTTGAAGTGGGACCGGCGGCTCGGCCGACCGGCCCCACAGGAGATGGAGCCCGCGGAGTCGACAGGGATGATGGGGCGACGCGTCTGCGCGGCGGCGGTGCGCAACGGCGTGCTCCTGCGTCCGGTAGGTGATGTAGTGGTCATCATGCCGCCACTGACGATCACGACCTCCGAGCTTGAGCGCATCGTCGAAACCCTCGAGGCGTCCCTCGACGAGGTGTGCGCATGA
- a CDS encoding 8-amino-7-oxononanoate synthase, whose translation MTWREWADGETADIHAAGQWRAPRDLDAAGPEGKLAPDGRPVVSFASNDYLGLTQHPSVIAAAHAALDRWGTGAGSARLIVGSRPIHSELEQALADWKHMERAVLFPTGFATNLGVITTFAGPGAFVVSEELNHASIIDGCRLARAEVVVSRHADAAHVEDLLGSSNAERKVVVTDSVFSMDGDVAPIDDLTEICARHGALLLVDEAHAVLGPSPSYEGVDVIRIGTLSKTLGALGGFAAGPTNLCDLIVNRARSYIFTTAPTPADAAAAMAALAVLRSVEGDTLRARLGAHVERLRPGHPSQIVPVVIGEERATLDAAAALLEEGMLVPAIRPPTVPPGTSRLRVALSAAHTDAQVDALGSALERLAS comes from the coding sequence ATGACGTGGCGCGAGTGGGCGGACGGTGAGACGGCGGACATTCACGCCGCCGGGCAATGGCGCGCGCCGCGCGACCTCGATGCCGCGGGTCCCGAAGGCAAGCTCGCGCCAGACGGTCGGCCGGTTGTGTCCTTCGCGTCGAACGACTACCTCGGGCTCACGCAGCATCCGTCGGTGATCGCGGCCGCCCATGCTGCGCTCGACCGGTGGGGCACCGGAGCAGGGTCGGCGCGGCTCATCGTCGGCTCGCGCCCGATCCACTCCGAGCTCGAGCAGGCGCTCGCGGACTGGAAGCACATGGAACGAGCGGTGCTGTTCCCAACCGGCTTCGCCACCAACCTCGGCGTGATCACCACCTTTGCCGGCCCCGGCGCGTTCGTCGTCTCCGAGGAGCTGAACCATGCGTCCATCATCGACGGCTGCCGTCTCGCGCGCGCCGAGGTCGTCGTGTCGCGCCACGCGGACGCGGCCCACGTCGAAGATCTGCTCGGTTCGTCGAACGCCGAGCGCAAGGTCGTCGTCACCGACTCGGTGTTCTCGATGGACGGAGACGTCGCCCCGATCGATGACCTGACCGAGATCTGCGCGCGACATGGCGCGCTGCTGTTGGTCGATGAAGCACACGCGGTACTCGGGCCGAGTCCCTCGTACGAGGGCGTGGACGTGATCCGAATCGGCACGCTGTCGAAGACGCTCGGTGCGCTCGGCGGGTTCGCGGCTGGGCCGACCAACCTGTGCGATCTCATCGTCAACCGCGCCCGCTCGTACATCTTCACGACCGCGCCCACACCAGCCGATGCCGCGGCCGCGATGGCGGCGCTCGCGGTTTTGCGCTCGGTGGAAGGTGACACGCTGCGAGCCCGACTGGGCGCGCACGTCGAGCGCCTCCGCCCTGGCCACCCGTCGCAGATCGTGCCCGTGGTGATCGGAGAAGAGCGCGCCACGCTCGACGCGGCAGCCGCGCTGCTCGAAGAGGGGATGCTCGTGCCAGCGATCCGGCCCCCGACCGTGCCGCCGGGAACCTCTCGACTGCGAGTCGCCCTCTCCGCAGCCCACACCGACGCCCAGGTCGACGCGCTGGGGAGCGCGCTCGAACGACTCGCGTCATGA